The genomic interval GCTTCGTGTCGAGTCGCATCGGCGCGAAAGCCACCCTGCTGGCCGGACTAGGCCTGATCGTGGTGTTCGCGCTGCTCTGCGCGCTGAGCGGCAGCGTCGATGCCGTCATCCTGTTCCGCGGCGGATGGGGTCTCGGCAACGCCCTCTTCATCTCGACCGCCCTGGCGACCATCGTCGGCGCGGCGACCGGCGGCAGCGGCGCGGCGATCGTGCTCTACGAAGCCGCGCTCGGCCTCGGAATCGCGGTCGGCCCGCTGCTCGGCGGACTGCTGGGCTCGGTCAGCTGGCGAGGTCCGTTCTTCGGTGTCGCGGTGCTCATGGCGATAGCTTTCATCGCCATCGCCGTGCTGCTGCGCGGACCGAGCGACAAGCGCGCCCCGATCCCGCTCTCGGCGCCGATCAAGGCGCTGCGCAATCCGTCGCTCGCGGTGCTGGCGATCGCCGCGCTCTTCTACAACATCGGGTTCTTCGTGCTTCTCGCGTTCTCACCCTTCCCGCTCGGGTTCGGCGCAGTCGGGATCGGCCTGACCTTCTTCGGGTGGGGCGTGGCGCTGGCGATCACCAGCGTCTGGGTAGCCCCGGTCCTCACGAGACGGATGCCGCGCACCACTGTCCTGCTGCTCGTGCTGCCGCTCCTCGCACTCGACCTCGTCGCCGCGGGAATTCTCGTCGAGAGTCCCGCTGCACTTGTCGCGTGCATCATCGTCGGAGGTCTGTTCCTCGGCGTGCTCAACACGGTGCTCACCGAGTCCGTCATGGAGTCCACCGACCTGCCGCGGTCCGTCGCCTCGTCGTCGTACTCGGCCGTCCGTTTCCTGGGTGGAGCGGCTGCGCCGCCGATCGCGGCGCTGCTGTGGCACCTGTACGGCCCGACCGTGCCGTACGTGTTCGCCGCGGCATCGGTCGCCATCGCCGCCGCGGTGATCGCGTTCGGCCGTCGCTCGCTCGCGCATGTCGACGAGCGCGAAGCGGATGCCGCAGATGAGGCCGCCGCGGTGTTCGTCGGCGACGCCGCCTGAAACTGAGACACCGACCTCAGACGACGGCCGCCATCTTCCCTCTCGCGGGCAGGCATGCCGCAACGACCGACGCGATCGCCGCAGGAACGAAGAACATTCCGATCGTCAGCAGGCTCAGGATGACGAACCCGCTGAGGACGATCGCACCGATCATCGAGAGCACGCTCCACGCGCGACCCCGTGCGAAGACCGGGACAGCGGTCGCGAGCACGGGCACGAGCAGCACGACGAAGATCCACGGTCCGACGGCTTGGAGCATCGTCAGGGAAGTGCTGATCTCGCCCCCGTCCGAACTCACGGTGACCGACTCGTAGGTCGGAACGACCAGAAGAACGACCGCGGCGAGGACGGCCAGTGCGAGCGCCGCGATCTGCACCCTTCGCTTGGTCATGCCCGCAGTGTACGTCCGTGGGCACTAGGTTCGCGGTGCGGCGACGACCACGACGTTGTCCTCGTAGTGACCGGTCGAGCTGTCGAAGGCTCCTCCGCACGTGATCAGCACCAACGCCTTGGTGCCCTGACGCG from Microbacterium pumilum carries:
- a CDS encoding MFS transporter — its product is MRVWAVAFACVVAFMGIGLVDPILPVIAEQLDATPVQTELLFTSYLLVTGLAMLVTSFVSSRIGAKATLLAGLGLIVVFALLCALSGSVDAVILFRGGWGLGNALFISTALATIVGAATGGSGAAIVLYEAALGLGIAVGPLLGGLLGSVSWRGPFFGVAVLMAIAFIAIAVLLRGPSDKRAPIPLSAPIKALRNPSLAVLAIAALFYNIGFFVLLAFSPFPLGFGAVGIGLTFFGWGVALAITSVWVAPVLTRRMPRTTVLLLVLPLLALDLVAAGILVESPAALVACIIVGGLFLGVLNTVLTESVMESTDLPRSVASSSYSAVRFLGGAAAPPIAALLWHLYGPTVPYVFAAASVAIAAAVIAFGRRSLAHVDEREADAADEAAAVFVGDAA